Proteins from a single region of Sinorhizobium meliloti:
- a CDS encoding ABC transporter ATP-binding protein, with protein sequence MLSVKNLSLSIQRVPILKNISLDIETGSTCGLVGRNGAGKTTLMRAIMGVLPLEAGTIRFNHVDLHATKAHQRATLGIGYLPEDRKLVPHFTVDDNIQVSLWATRNNDRSRVKWVYELIPEIGRFADRKALTLSGGQQKLVALARALVAGTNLLLIDEPFEGVAPALAQRLMEVIADLKSEHLSVLVSESDYTYSRKVVDKVYSIERGQLRLMDIQEAA encoded by the coding sequence ATGCTTTCCGTCAAAAATCTCAGCCTGTCCATACAGCGGGTGCCGATCCTGAAGAACATAAGCCTGGATATCGAGACCGGTTCGACCTGTGGCCTCGTTGGACGAAATGGTGCCGGCAAGACAACGCTGATGCGCGCAATCATGGGCGTTCTTCCGCTGGAAGCCGGGACGATCCGGTTCAACCACGTCGACCTTCATGCGACGAAAGCACATCAACGGGCGACACTCGGCATTGGATACCTTCCTGAGGACCGCAAGCTGGTGCCACATTTCACGGTCGACGATAACATTCAGGTGTCACTGTGGGCGACCAGGAACAACGACCGAAGCCGGGTGAAATGGGTCTACGAGCTGATTCCGGAGATCGGCCGGTTCGCGGACCGTAAGGCGCTGACGCTGAGCGGCGGCCAGCAGAAGCTTGTCGCCCTTGCTCGCGCTCTGGTCGCGGGGACCAACCTCCTTTTGATCGATGAGCCCTTTGAAGGCGTGGCGCCGGCGCTCGCACAACGGCTGATGGAAGTCATCGCCGATCTAAAGTCGGAGCATCTTTCCGTCCTCGTTTCGGAGTCCGATTATACGTACTCCCGCAAAGTCGTCGACAAGGTCTATTCGATCGAACGAGGCCAACTCCGCCTCATGGATATCCAAGAGGCAGCGTGA
- a CDS encoding ABC transporter ATP-binding protein, producing MTILETRNLERTFGAVIAARDINIRIDAGEILGVIGSNGAGKTTFVNMVTGYLRPSSGDILYRGKSIAGKPTREITRLGICRSFQIPQLFLELSVIDNVLIALAVARQGRAGLFKPAVNGTLEAEALSLLARFGIDRYADQEVTTLPQGVRKLIDIAMATVAKPDLLFLDEPTSGVSADEKMDVMRVLIDALKATETAVLFIEHDMEIVETFSPRCVAFYEGTILADGPTAQVLEDSNVREFVIGSQFHRKGAADLRPAKSNEKGA from the coding sequence ATGACTATCCTTGAGACCAGAAATCTCGAACGCACCTTTGGCGCGGTTATTGCTGCCCGCGACATCAACATCAGGATTGATGCCGGCGAAATTCTGGGCGTGATTGGTTCGAATGGCGCCGGCAAAACCACCTTCGTCAACATGGTCACCGGATATCTCAGACCGAGCTCAGGTGACATCCTCTATCGTGGCAAATCGATTGCCGGCAAGCCGACCCGCGAGATAACCAGATTGGGCATTTGCCGTTCGTTCCAGATCCCGCAGCTGTTTCTTGAGCTGTCGGTGATTGACAACGTATTGATCGCGCTCGCGGTCGCCAGGCAGGGACGGGCCGGCCTATTCAAGCCGGCGGTCAATGGGACCCTGGAGGCGGAAGCGCTGTCGCTGCTCGCCCGCTTTGGCATTGACCGGTATGCGGACCAGGAAGTGACCACCCTGCCACAGGGAGTGAGGAAGCTTATCGACATCGCGATGGCGACCGTGGCGAAGCCGGATCTGCTGTTCCTCGACGAGCCGACAAGCGGTGTCAGCGCCGACGAAAAGATGGATGTCATGCGCGTCCTCATCGATGCCCTGAAGGCCACCGAGACCGCCGTTCTCTTCATCGAACACGATATGGAAATCGTCGAGACATTCTCGCCTCGATGCGTCGCTTTTTACGAGGGCACCATTCTCGCTGACGGTCCGACGGCGCAAGTTCTTGAGGATTCCAACGTTCGGGAGTTCGTGATCGGTAGCCAGTTTCATCGGAAGGGTGCGGCCGATCTCCGACCCGCGAAATCAAATGAGAAGGGGGCCTGA
- a CDS encoding MBL fold metallo-hydrolase, giving the protein MMKRLTTDHRPANFSRRSLLALGGGLAATALTAPRLITPAEACAPRLGTRAPFYYLFALGEAEVNVVSDGPLPLGDPGGSFLGIPKEEVTQMLANNFLDTKNVVLEQNIPIVNMGDRLVMFDTGMGTSQLFGPTTGRLGRSLAEAGIKPEDIDAIVCSHAHIDHIGGIVGADSKPLFPNAEVWLSEDDFNFWTDQGKLGSNVKAFVEHARKNLLPVRERIKFFKDGQEFLPGVTAIAAPGHTVGHTMFIISSGGKNFCFMGDLTHHQVLLLEKPMMEFAYDTDPKQSAQTRLRLLGMLADERIPVMSYHFPWPGFGNLARAGQGFRFYAEPMKMIR; this is encoded by the coding sequence ATGATGAAACGTCTTACAACAGACCACAGGCCGGCAAATTTCTCCCGCCGCTCGCTACTTGCACTCGGTGGTGGCCTTGCTGCCACTGCGCTGACCGCGCCTCGACTGATCACCCCCGCGGAAGCCTGCGCTCCCAGGCTAGGAACTCGGGCACCCTTTTACTATCTCTTCGCCTTAGGTGAGGCGGAAGTAAATGTCGTTTCTGACGGCCCGCTTCCGCTGGGCGACCCAGGCGGCTCCTTCCTTGGCATTCCGAAGGAGGAAGTGACCCAGATGCTGGCCAACAACTTCCTCGACACCAAAAACGTGGTTCTGGAGCAGAATATCCCTATCGTGAACATGGGCGACAGGCTCGTCATGTTTGACACGGGCATGGGCACCTCACAGCTCTTCGGCCCTACCACCGGCCGGCTTGGGAGGAGCTTGGCGGAAGCCGGCATCAAGCCGGAAGACATCGACGCAATCGTCTGCTCGCATGCTCACATCGATCACATTGGCGGTATTGTCGGGGCGGATAGCAAGCCGCTGTTCCCGAATGCGGAAGTGTGGCTCTCCGAAGACGACTTCAATTTCTGGACCGACCAGGGCAAACTCGGCTCGAACGTCAAGGCGTTTGTAGAGCACGCCCGTAAAAATCTTCTACCCGTTCGTGAGCGGATCAAGTTCTTCAAGGACGGGCAGGAGTTCCTGCCCGGTGTCACCGCCATCGCGGCTCCCGGGCACACCGTGGGCCACACGATGTTCATCATCTCCTCCGGAGGCAAGAATTTCTGCTTCATGGGCGATCTCACGCATCATCAGGTGCTGCTGCTCGAAAAGCCAATGATGGAATTCGCATATGATACCGACCCCAAGCAGAGCGCGCAAACGCGCCTAAGACTATTAGGCATGCTGGCAGACGAAAGAATTCCCGTGATGTCCTATCATTTCCCTTGGCCGGGCTTCGGTAACCTCGCGCGCGCAGGGCAAGGCTTCCGATTCTATGCCGAACCTATGAAGATGATCCGTTAA
- a CDS encoding iron-containing alcohol dehydrogenase produces MNDFIFNTTPSIRHMSGGAARLGKILNGLPFARQQAAVMLVTDPGIMKLGLAAPAIDDLKAHGFDVTVIDSVEPDPKASTVLEATELARNKNIACVVGFGGGSSMDVAKVIAVLACNSQPLDKMYGVDQAIGGRLPLVLVPTTAGTGSEVTSISILTTVTEEKKGIVSAILLPDIALLDPDLTLGLPPHITAATGVDAMVHAIEAYTSRSANNNPISRALATQALDLLGINIREAVCNGDNREARGNMLLGSMLAGQAFANSPVAAVHALAYPIGSLFQVPHGLSNALVLAEVMRFNAPECGPQYAELAPHVFPDINVGRSSQAVASEFIERLSALNSELGLEAGLRHVGITQADIPRLASDAMNQTRLLVNNPKEVRMEDAARIYLASL; encoded by the coding sequence ATGAATGACTTTATCTTCAACACCACGCCTTCGATACGCCATATGAGCGGCGGCGCGGCAAGGCTTGGCAAAATCCTAAACGGTCTGCCTTTCGCGCGACAGCAGGCTGCGGTGATGTTGGTTACCGATCCGGGCATTATGAAGCTTGGGCTGGCAGCGCCCGCGATCGACGATCTGAAGGCGCATGGTTTCGACGTCACAGTTATCGATTCAGTCGAGCCCGATCCCAAGGCATCGACTGTCCTTGAAGCGACAGAACTTGCCAGGAACAAGAACATCGCTTGCGTCGTCGGCTTTGGCGGCGGCAGTTCCATGGATGTGGCGAAGGTGATCGCCGTGCTCGCCTGTAACAGTCAGCCGCTGGACAAGATGTACGGCGTCGACCAGGCAATCGGTGGGCGGCTGCCGCTCGTACTCGTGCCGACCACAGCCGGCACCGGCTCGGAGGTGACGTCCATTTCGATCCTCACAACCGTGACAGAAGAGAAAAAAGGTATCGTATCGGCGATTCTGCTGCCAGACATTGCGCTTCTTGATCCGGACCTGACGCTTGGGTTGCCTCCACATATCACCGCCGCCACTGGCGTCGATGCGATGGTCCATGCGATCGAAGCCTATACGTCAAGAAGCGCCAATAACAATCCGATCTCCCGGGCCTTGGCCACGCAGGCTCTCGACCTGTTGGGAATTAATATCCGCGAGGCTGTCTGTAACGGCGACAATCGGGAAGCGCGCGGCAACATGCTGCTCGGCTCAATGCTTGCAGGCCAAGCCTTCGCAAACTCGCCGGTCGCTGCCGTGCATGCCTTGGCCTATCCGATCGGAAGCCTTTTCCAAGTACCGCATGGGCTGTCCAATGCGCTCGTTCTTGCCGAAGTCATGCGCTTCAACGCGCCGGAATGCGGTCCGCAATATGCTGAGCTCGCGCCGCATGTCTTCCCGGACATCAACGTCGGTCGGTCGAGCCAGGCGGTCGCCTCGGAATTCATTGAACGGCTGTCCGCGCTGAACAGCGAACTCGGCCTGGAGGCGGGTCTGCGCCATGTCGGCATTACGCAAGCCGATATTCCACGTCTGGCGTCCGATGCAATGAACCAGACGCGTCTGCTCGTGAACAATCCAAAGGAAGTCCGAATGGAGGATGCCGCGCGCATCTATCTAGCGTCGCTCTGA